GGTCTCCAACTCGgctctttcatcatcgtcatcggtaatattgatcaattgattAAATAGATGATCTAACTTCGAGTTCTGGTAAACGTCCCATGCCAGCGAGTTCATTTTTATCTGATAGTCAGGGTCCTGCGCACTGAACTTCAGTCTTTCCCGGCTAACGATCTTGGAAACGTAAGCCTTCTCTTTCGAGTCCAAGATATCaatcaattccttcaaagcagcCTGAGGAGTGATCAGATGCCGACCAAGTTGCTCTGCCATCGGGTTTCCGGGCACCATATGCCACAGGAAAGATTCTCTGCTGTCAGGCTTCTTCTTTCGGAAGGCTCGTAGCTCATGGATTAGCTCCACCTGagactgctgctgctcgCATAGTATCCTGGCATACTCGCCGCTGAGATCAAAGTACTCATCATATGATACCACTTCAGGCACAACGGGGCCGCCATTTAGAAACAGAAAGAGTCCCTTCCATGCGAGCAGATTTTCTGGTGCCAACTCAATGGCTACTTTATAGCGATGTACAGCTTCCCTAGCCTTTCCTTCCATACAGGAGTAAGATTTTCCGAGGAACACTTGTGCAAAGTAGTTGGACTGATCCTGCTTCAGTACTTGCAGAGATATCTTagctgcttcttcgtagTCCTCCCTTGCCAACTCTGCCTTGGCCTCCTTCAGCAAATCCTTGACGGTAGACATCTCGACTGGATACGGCCCGCACCTCGACCTGTAGGTATTGTGTGTTGGCTACAAAGTCCAAGTGTTCTTACAGCATAAAAGTTGTATGGAAAACAGCATGTACTACTGAATAAAGCACACAGAACCAAAGAAACAGGGAGATGCAGGCCGATGAGCCCTTGAAATTCAGTCAACTGAGCCAGAACCACATCAAGACGCTGAAGGATGCCTTCGAAATGCTGGATGACGATGGCGATAGCCGGATATCCGAGAGGGACCTGCGAACCGTATTCGGAAGTGTAGGGCAAAAAGTCACCGACGAGCAGCTTCATGAGATGCTGCAGGTCGGAAGCACGCAGCAGCCGAACGAGGGTATTGCATTTTCTGAGTTTTTGTCCCTTATGAGCAGAACGGCGGGATCGTTCTCCGAAGACTCTGAGATACGGGATTGTCTCAGGACTCTGACCGATGATCAGGATCTGCGAGTGCCATTAGATGATCTGGTCGTCCGACTGAAGGAAGCAGGCTTCCAGGACCCGGAGGGTGAGTTCGCGGGAATCTTTAAGGACTTCTCCGCCGTGTCCCAAGTCAGCGGCCGCAAGACGTTCAAGGGTACGCAGTTTCTGAACACGATCTCGGAATAATAGGGCGCCGACCGGTGTCAGAATCGTCTCAGCGTTTATACTATACATTTTATTTCCTTTTTGTTTTCTTGTACTACAAATCTACAATTAGCTCCTCCACACTCCAATCTTCGAACGATCCATCTGGCAAATATCTTCTTATGACCAGCGggattttcttttcagcCAATTCTTTCATGGCAATCCGCAATGGATCGGTTTCGCCTTCCAGGTCCACAAACACAGGTGCGTTCATCGATATTTGCAAAGCCCTGGTCCCCAGGATTCTCGCCCTCTCGTACTTCGTCATATACGGCGTGGTGATGCGTTGCTCCTTAGGGATAgccttttccttcagtgtctttcttctgctctgCTCGTAGTTTTGAAACTCATCAGCTCCGTTACCACCGGTGATAACTGTGTGACCGTTCTCTGCCTTCACCTCGTTTTGATCTACCACGCCACCATTCACATTGTTGGCTTTCCCGAAgttctcatcatcagagaAATGCTCTACGTCAAAGTCCTCAAAGTTTTCCGCTCCATCGTTAAAACTGTGCGAATTTAGGCTTCCAAGTTAGTAAAAAAAGCGATTCAAAAAAACCTTGTTCGACGACACACCCAAAACATACACTTCCTCGTAATCAGACATCGCTAGTGGACCCCAATGTATGCTCAAGCTGGCGCTACAAGCCTAGTTACTGTGGGCTTCTAAGCTTTAAGCTGGTGATattttcaaatttttcatagtgaaatttcaagTCACTCTGCACGTCCTGACTATAAGAGACTATaagagatgagctgctcaTCGAGAGGAACTTCAACAGATTACCAGCTCTACGTTGCAATTGGCTGCTCTGGAATGGCTGCTCGTGGCTCTGCTGGAACAGAAAGCTCGCAGAGTCTGTCGTTGGAACTAAATACGTGGAAAAATGACGACTCCCTCTGCCTATCAAGGTCTAATACGTCAGAAAGTTTGCAATCGCTAGCTAGCACCGTTTCAACGACGTCTTCCCTGGCTAGGAGTAAGAACTATTTTTGTGACTACGAAGGCTGCAATAAGGCGTTCAGCAGGCCTTCACTTTTGACCGAGCACCAGCAAGCTGTGCATCAGGGCCGGAAACCGTTCAAATGCGAGCTTTGCGATAgatcttttgcaaagaaaagccATTTGGAACGCCACCTCCACGCCCATGCGGAGGATAAACCGTTGCATTGCTCTTTTTGCCAGAAAGGGTTCACTACTGCCCAGCAGTTGAAACGACACGAGATCACACACACCAAATCGTTCAAATGCCCGTACGAAGGGTGTCAAGAATGCTTCTACAAACACCCACAGTTGAGGTCTCACATCATGGCCATCCACGAGAAGAATTTGTCTTGCAAGGTGTGCGGAAAGGAGTTTCAGCGACCCTATAGACTGCGAAATCATATGGCAAAACATCACAATCCAGAAGTGCAAAACCCTTATCAATGTTCTCACGGAAGCTGTGCAAGCTGCTTCAAGACTTGGTCGCAGCTTCAGGCGCACATTAAAAATGATCATCCTAAGCTGCGATGTCCAATTTGTGCAAAACCGTGTGTTGGAGAAAGCGGTCTTCGAATGCACATGAACGTGCACGACGAAAACCTTGTAAAGAGGAACTGGAAGTGCGACATCTGCTCTGACGTTTTGTTTGCCAAAAAGTCGTTAATGCTGGAACATTATGCTGACAAACATACAGAAGAGTTTGCTGAAATTCAGCGTCGGTTGGATAATCAAGCAGGAGGTAGAGAATTTTTGCAAGATGATGgtgaagtttttgaaaaTCCTTTCAGGCAGTCCAAAAAGCGCAGACTCAATGAAATAAAACTTGTGCGAAGCGAAATGATGCTAGAGAACTATTTATCTGAAGGCAAAGGAGCGGTTGACTTGCTGCTGAATACCGTAGGAAGAAAGCTCAGATGCACATTTGACAAATGCTATAGAACGTTCAAAACAGAAGAGAGGTTGAAAAAGCATATCGATAGACACAAGATACATGAATTGAAGCTAAAGGTCTTGCAGGAGAAGACTTCGCtagaagaaaatcgaaCCAGCGCTAGAAACGATGAAACTGATGTACAAAAAGATAATGTCGGCGGTGGGACGCAATCGGAAACGGATACGACAGCTTCGGCTTCTGAACCTGTTGCTCTTATTTAGGCAGGTCGAACTATCAGAACCAATCCGTAGTTGCTCATTACGTTCTTAAGATAATAATATCAAGAATGGCTAGTGCTAGGTTGTCGGGCATTTTCGGCCGCCAGTTCAACATGAAAACAATGTAACAACATCTCGATTCCGAATCTTGGATATCCATCTTGAAATCTGCAGAAGAACTAAAGACGAAGTGAGTGAAATCATTAAACTCACATGTTCACCACATTGCCCGCCAAAGGTCAGACTGAAATATTATCATCAAAACCTACGTAGCTCAAAGATCAATATATGTATCACATCTTCGATAAACTCATATCACTCATGAAAAATAGCAAAtcctcgtcttcatcatcaggTGGCGAATTTATGTCGGAAACacctttcttcttctcgctTTCTGGCAATACACTCGGATTTTTTCCAGGTCTGTGCAACTTCGCAAAGGCTGGAATAGCAGTGGTTATTGGTTGAGGATGCTGCGACGGTTGTGGAATCGGTAGTCGATTCCTAGTAATCGAAGAAGCGACGTTCTCGGCCGACTTTGCGTACGAGTGCTTTCTCGGTCTGAGATCGCTGGAAACAGTGTGATTCATTAGAAGAgcatcgtcttcttcttcatcgtcatcatgCAAAATATGGCTGTCGTCTCGTATTCTCTGGTCGCAATTAATGGCTTCCTTACCAATTGTACTATGTCTGTGACTTGATACGCTGCTGCTGTGATGAGAAGATAAACTAGACCTGCGGATATCTTGTGGCTCTTTAGAAATCTCATTTGAGCTCACTCTACTCCCAATAGGGTTTTCGTTTAGGCTCGTTTGGGAGAACCTTGACGGAATAGAAGGATAATTAATagctggagaaaatgaGGGTATTGGAGAGTGGGAGCTTGAGCGGCGTCTTTGAGATACGTGAGAGGGATCCATAGATGTGCTCATGCTCAAATTCTCGCTAATGAAATCGTTAGTCGGtttcaaactttgaaatttcatcagcGAATTGGATATATCCATTGTAGCAGAACGATTCTTGTTCAGTTTCAACTCCGGCTTTTCGTCAATCAATTTGACAAAATCCAGAAGGGTATCCGATTGGTCCTCCTGCGGCTTATTTGGCTTGACCGGCCTTTCCGCATGCTCCGAATACTTTGTGCTGGAATGTCGGCGAATCCTTCCGAATGATGAGGAGTACTTCGAGGCGCTGCCTACGGTCGTGCCTTCATTATTCATGTCTTGTACGTGTATCGTTGAACTACTCGGTATTGGACTGTTGTTTGACCTTTGAGCCTGTAGATTCGCCACTGCCGATGACGAGCTGGACGGATTTCTTATCATCATCTGACTTTGAGATGTAGGTACGCTCCCAACCGATCCGACTTTAAAAACTTGCAACTGTCGCGATATAGCCACAGGTCTTCTCTGAAACGAAGGATTATCCATCGAACTTATCGAACTTCCGCGCGCTTGCGGAGAGAGAGATGGTGACCGATTTGCGGATAGTCTTCTGGCAGTGGGTTCAGAAATATATTGGTTACTTGGGTTTTCCCCTTCTGTATCATGAACTTCAAACCGACAATCGTGCCTGTACGAGACAGAAATTCGTAACAACCCAAACTTGGTCCAGACCGGTGTTATTTTCCTTTGCTCTAGATGAGAGGGGACGTTGGATTCGTTGACTATGTTTGAATATGTGCTAATAATCGGCTTGCTTAGGCCGATTCTCCCCTTCGATAAAATGGGCTTGGATCCGTCCAAAATCCTCGTCGAGACATCTATCGGCGAGCTTACTCCCTGCACGTCGGCCGCTTTACACAAAGATGCATGCAGGTCGCTTGCCGGAAGGAGCTGTATCAGCGTGTATAGATAGCGAAAGAGCAGAACCAACTGCCCCGAAAAACTGTTGGACTCCTCCATCGTTGGTTTATGGCTCTTGAACGAAGCCGAGTTTTTATCCAGCTCAATAAGCCACCTCTCAAGTACAATCTCGGACTTCTTGGTCCCCTTGCAAACGTTCCATACATTCCCCTCGTCATCCTTCAGCGTCACCCACTGCGAGGGATCCACACGCCGCAAATCTAGGTACGTCTCGATCACTAGGGGAGGAAGATCCCTCCCGCCGTCAAACCGTGACCATTGCTGAATGATCTCGGGTAGCTCCAGATCTTCGTCCGTCTCAGAAAGAAGCCACTCTTCGTCGAATTGCGGAGCCAAGTCGCTCCCCGTTTGGAACCTACTACATTTGGCAGCACAGATCAGAGAAGTAGACTTAACAAAAAACTTATCTATCAGCTCTATGATCTCCTTATCACTCCTCAATGAACTCATTGTCTTCTTTACATTCAAATCGGATTCACAAAAGATTGAGCCGATGCAATAGGCGCTAAGAGCCCAGTAGCGCGATCTCTGATCCCTTCAAAGAATCTCTGCGGCGATATGGTGTTGAAATCACCCTCTCAAACTTGCTGAATAATTTACAATGTGACTCACCAGCGTAACCGAGTGTTTTCGTCAACTATGTTCCCAATGGCGCCCAATAAACCAGCTTAGACAGACAACAAAACCTTACCACTACAAAGGGCCGAATGTTGCTCGAGATACACACCCAGATACTACCTCGTCAGCTTCCAAAGGGGCTTCTTTACCACTTAACCTTCCAGATTGACTATCTCACAAAGAAATCTGTCAGTGGGCTTCTACGCGCCTCCCCAAAAATGCGCCAAAGCTGTGGGCCAGACCGTTAACAAACGGTCACGTGACAACGACAGGTCTACTTATAAGGTGTATACCGATTATCTAAGAGTCTTGGCTAACTGGTCTGGCATTGGCATCTCAGGCTCATCGACGTCCTCGTAGGCGCTCCACATATCGTAGAACACGTCTAGGAGACAGGCTGTGCTCCACGCCTGGGTCGGGCTTGAGTCGTTGCACAGCTCTCCGTCCTTGTTGGTCAGCTCTGTGATCCCAGCCCATGGGCTGTCGGCGATCCATTCGGTGTGCTTGATCATCCTCGAGTAGAGCTGCTGGtacaagaaggaggaggGCTTCGTCTTGGGGCCGTTTTGGGCCCGCGGATCGgtgatgaagttgaaatGGTGGTACGCTCTGAGGAAGTATCCGTACAGCCAGACCCATTCTGGACCCTGGTGGTAATTTCTTCCCTTGGAGGTGGCAAAATCTTCGGAGTCCTCACCGTTGTTGTAGTAAGGGCGGTAGTTGTAGTCGCTTGGATCTAACGTTCGCATGCCTACGGGCCCTCTCAGAACGTCGTCTGCTACATTGATAGCGTGTGCCGCGAACTTACAAGTGAATAGTTCCGGAGCCACCGTCATTGCGATGGCAAAATTAGGCCGTAGCTGATAGTCCTCGTAGGGCTTACCAGAGCGGTACAGGTCCTTGTAAATGCCTCTCCGATTGACAATCTTGGGATCTATGTCGTACTTTGGGTCATCGGAAGGGTCTTGTGGCACAtaaaacttcttctcaaaatTCTCTTGCAACAACTTATTCCAATCAACAAACGTTATTTTGGTCCCGTCGGCCCTTTCAACTTCAGTATATCTGAAACTCCCGGTGTTATGAAGGGCGATAACAAACCTCAAAGCACTTTTTAAAAGTCCATTTATTTCAATAGCTGCACCATCTCTTGGTGTTCCAGGTATGCCAACTGAGCCAGCCTTTTCACTCTCCCCCATTTTATCCATCCAGGTACCACAGTTGAACTGAGAACCACCATGGACCAACCCAGTCGACCAATCGACATGAATTTCAACATTGAAACCCTCATCCTTCATGACTCTATCCAGATTAGGGCCTGCATTGGCTTCTCTGTATTTAATCCCCTTGGCATGTCTGCTTAGAATTTCAAATATGATTTCTTCCA
The nucleotide sequence above comes from Torulaspora globosa chromosome 6, complete sequence. Encoded proteins:
- the MLC2 gene encoding Mlc2p (ancestral locus Anc_7.545), which produces MQADEPLKFSQLSQNHIKTLKDAFEMLDDDGDSRISERDLRTVFGSVGQKVTDEQLHEMLQVGSTQQPNEGIAFSEFLSLMSRTAGSFSEDSEIRDCLRTLTDDQDLRVPLDDLVVRLKEAGFQDPEGEFAGIFKDFSAVSQVSGRKTFKGTQFLNTISE
- the RPO26 gene encoding DNA-directed RNA polymerase core subunit RPO26 (ancestral locus Anc_7.544) — encoded protein: MSDYEEVFNDGAENFEDFDVEHFSDDENFGKANNVNGGVVDQNEVKAENGHTVITGGNGADEFQNYEQSRRKTLKEKAIPKEQRITTPYMTKYERARILGTRALQISMNAPVFVDLEGETDPLRIAMKELAEKKIPLVIRRYLPDGSFEDWSVEELIVDL
- the PZF1 gene encoding Pzf1p (ancestral locus Anc_7.543) → MSCSSRGTSTDYQLYVAIGCSGMAARGSAGTESSQSLSLELNTWKNDDSLCLSRSNTSESLQSLASTVSTTSSLARSKNYFCDYEGCNKAFSRPSLLTEHQQAVHQGRKPFKCELCDRSFAKKSHLERHLHAHAEDKPLHCSFCQKGFTTAQQLKRHEITHTKSFKCPYEGCQECFYKHPQLRSHIMAIHEKNLSCKVCGKEFQRPYRLRNHMAKHHNPEVQNPYQCSHGSCASCFKTWSQLQAHIKNDHPKLRCPICAKPCVGESGLRMHMNVHDENLVKRNWKCDICSDVLFAKKSLMLEHYADKHTEEFAEIQRRLDNQAGGREFLQDDGEVFENPFRQSKKRRLNEIKLVRSEMMLENYLSEGKGAVDLLLNTVGRKLRCTFDKCYRTFKTEERLKKHIDRHKIHELKLKVLQEKTSLEENRTSARNDETDVQKDNVGGGTQSETDTTASASEPVALI
- the ATG13 gene encoding serine/threonine protein kinase regulatory subunit ATG13 (ancestral locus Anc_7.542), whose protein sequence is MSSLRSDKEIIELIDKFFVKSTSLICAAKCSRFQTGSDLAPQFDEEWLLSETDEDLELPEIIQQWSRFDGGRDLPPLVIETYLDLRRVDPSQWVTLKDDEGNVWNVCKGTKKSEIVLERWLIELDKNSASFKSHKPTMEESNSFSGQLVLLFRYLYTLIQLLPASDLHASLCKAADVQGVSSPIDVSTRILDGSKPILSKGRIGLSKPIISTYSNIVNESNVPSHLEQRKITPVWTKFGLLRISVSYRHDCRFEVHDTEGENPSNQYISEPTARRLSANRSPSLSPQARGSSISSMDNPSFQRRPVAISRQLQVFKVGSVGSVPTSQSQMMIRNPSSSSSAVANLQAQRSNNSPIPSSSTIHVQDMNNEGTTVGSASKYSSSFGRIRRHSSTKYSEHAERPVKPNKPQEDQSDTLLDFVKLIDEKPELKLNKNRSATMDISNSLMKFQSLKPTNDFISENLSMSTSMDPSHVSQRRRSSSHSPIPSFSPAINYPSIPSRFSQTSLNENPIGSRVSSNEISKEPQDIRRSSLSSHHSSSVSSHRHSTIGKEAINCDQRIRDDSHILHDDDEEEDDALLMNHTVSSDLRPRKHSYAKSAENVASSITRNRLPIPQPSQHPQPITTAIPAFAKLHRPGKNPSVLPESEKKKGVSDINSPPDDEDEDLLFFMSDMSLSKM